The nucleotide window TAGTCGGTGGTCGGTTGTTTTTGCTTTAAGGGTGATCGTTGGGTTTGTCCAGCAGCATGCGCAGCGGAGGGCTGGAGCGTAGCGAAAGCCCGTAGCGAAGCTTGCTGCTGGTGGCGCGCCGGGGGCACATAGTTCAAAGATCCATGGGGTCGACGATGATTGTAAAAGTCGCGCCAGTCTTCCGCCATCGCCTGAACCTCTCGCATGTCGAAGAACAGCTCGCGATCCAACAACTCGCTGCGCAGACTCGCGTGAAAACTCTCCACATATCCGTTCTCCCACGGTGCTCCTGGCTCAATGTAGGCACTCTGAACGCCTGCTTGTTGCAGCCACTCTTTCACCGCTTTGGAGATGAACTCGGGTCCATTGTCGCTGCGTAGATACTGGGGACATCGCCCGGTGGTCATCAGCACCTTTTCCAGCGCATCTATGACCCGCTGGGCTGGAAAGCTCCGGGATGCCTCCAACAGCAGGCACTCACGACTGCACTCGTCCACGATGGACAACACGCGCACACCGCGCCCATCGGCCGTCGCATCATGGATGAAGTCATAACTCCACACCTCGTCACGCTCTTCGGCCACCTGCCGCTTGCTCACGCCCCTCTCCAGCCGTCCTCGCTTGCGGCCTCGCCGTGATGCATGCAGCCCATGCACCCTTCTCAAACGCGCTGCTCGCTTGTGGTTGACCACTTCTCCGTGTTCAAGCTCCACCATCGCAGCCACCTTGCGTGCCCCCAACGTGGGATGCTGCCGACTCAGGCACACCAACAGCGCCTCGCTGTGTGCCC belongs to Phragmitibacter flavus and includes:
- a CDS encoding IS3 family transposase is translated as MQRKLAVAHVVSLGMCGVRRASRALGVARSTCYREVQVSPQRAHSEALLVCLSRQHPTLGARKVAAMVELEHGEVVNHKRAARLRRVHGLHASRRGRKRGRLERGVSKRQVAEERDEVWSYDFIHDATADGRGVRVLSIVDECSRECLLLEASRSFPAQRVIDALEKVLMTTGRCPQYLRSDNGPEFISKAVKEWLQQAGVQSAYIEPGAPWENGYVESFHASLRSELLDRELFFDMREVQAMAEDWRDFYNHRRPHGSLNYVPPARHQQQASLRAFATLQPSAAHAAGQTQRSPLKQKQPTTD